A window from Cryptomeria japonica chromosome 1, Sugi_1.0, whole genome shotgun sequence encodes these proteins:
- the LOC131035345 gene encoding early nodulin-like protein 2 — protein MGCSAEQHVVGDDRGWDPASDFKGWASRKIFHVGDNLWFAYASSQQSVLELKSREEFENCDVSNPIKLYDGGLDAVPLIEMGDRYFTSGNAEDCQCGMKVHINVLSDGLDNGQSDNFNVVSDGLDNVAKDLGLDLLSDGMEHYIATSAGDDLMEEGAIKEVIVEGPTSSRRQLSNCPPSILINLTLSICGTVITILIYAML, from the exons ATGGGGTGTTCAGCAGAACAACATGTGGTGGGGGATGACAGAGGATGGGATCCTGCCTCAGATTTCAAAGGATGGGCTTCCCGCAAGATCTTCCACGTTGGAGATAATCTCT GGTTTGCTTATGCTTCCTCTCAACAAAGCGTATTGGAGCTGAAGAGCCGAGAAGAGTTTGAGAATTGTGATGTGAGCAATCCAATCAAGCTATATGATGGAGGGCTTGATGCAGTCCCACTCATTGAAATGGGTGACAGATATTTTACTAGTGGAAATGCAGAAGATTGTCAATGTGGAATGAAAGTGCACATTAATGTTTTATCTGATGGACTCGACAATGGCCAATCTGACAATTTCAATGTAGTTTCAGATGGGCTTGACAATGTGGCCAAAGATTTGGGTTTAGATTTATTATCAGATGGAATGGAGCATTATATTGCTACTTCTGCTGGTGATGATTTGATGGAGGAGGGGGCAATAAAGGAGGTAATTGTTGAAGGGCCCACATCATCACGAAGGCAATTATCTAATTGCCCTCCATCAATTCTcataaacctcacactctccatttGTGGCACTGTTATCACCATTCTTATCTATGCCATGCTTTAG